From a single Marinobacter sp. THAF197a genomic region:
- a CDS encoding NAD-dependent epimerase: protein MKILVTGTAGFIGSHLAHRLLDRGDEVIGVDNVNDYYDVSLKEARLARLVNKPGFTEVRQDVADRAAMEALFREHKPERVVHLAAQAGVRYSLENPHAYVDANLVGFMNILEGCRHNDVKHLVYASSSSVYGANETMPFSVHDNVDHPLSLYAASKKANELMAHTYSHLYNLPTTGLRFFTVYGPWGRPDMALFIFTKKILAGEPIDVFNHGHHRRDFTYIDDIVEGVIRTLDHVAEPNPDWSGEKPDPGTGKGPYRIYNIGSNNPVELSRFIEIIEERVGKKAEKNLLPLQPGDVPATYANVDDLITDVGYKPDTTVEEGIANFVDWYRDFYKV from the coding sequence TTGAAAATCCTGGTTACCGGCACTGCCGGTTTCATTGGCTCACACCTGGCGCATCGCTTGCTGGATCGTGGTGACGAAGTCATTGGTGTAGACAACGTCAACGACTACTATGATGTCAGCCTCAAAGAGGCGCGCCTGGCCCGGCTGGTGAACAAGCCCGGTTTCACGGAAGTTCGCCAGGATGTGGCCGACCGTGCCGCCATGGAAGCTCTGTTCCGAGAGCACAAGCCCGAGAGGGTAGTGCACCTGGCGGCCCAGGCCGGCGTCCGTTACTCCCTTGAGAATCCCCACGCCTACGTGGACGCCAACCTGGTTGGCTTCATGAATATCCTGGAAGGCTGTCGCCACAACGATGTAAAACACCTGGTGTATGCCTCCAGCAGTTCAGTATACGGCGCCAACGAAACCATGCCGTTCTCAGTGCATGACAACGTTGACCACCCGCTCAGCCTGTACGCAGCGTCGAAGAAAGCCAACGAGCTGATGGCCCACACCTACAGCCACCTGTACAACCTGCCCACCACTGGCCTGCGGTTCTTCACCGTATACGGCCCATGGGGCCGGCCAGACATGGCGCTGTTTATCTTCACCAAAAAGATCCTGGCCGGTGAGCCCATTGATGTGTTCAACCATGGCCATCACCGCCGCGATTTCACCTATATTGATGATATCGTTGAAGGCGTTATCCGCACCCTGGACCATGTGGCAGAACCCAACCCGGACTGGTCTGGCGAGAAGCCGGACCCTGGCACCGGCAAAGGCCCTTACCGCATCTACAACATCGGCAGTAACAACCCGGTAGAGCTGTCCCGCTTCATTGAAATCATTGAAGAGCGTGTGGGCAAGAAAGCGGAAAAGAACCTGCTGCCACTGCAACCGGGAGACGTGCCGGCAACCTATGCTAATGTTGACGATTTGATCACAGACGTAGGCTACAAACCGGACACCACGGTGGAAGAGGGTATCGCCAACTTTGTGGACTGGTATCGGGATTTCTACAAGGTGTAA
- a CDS encoding vWA domain-containing protein yields MKLKRFLSGLILSAAAAIAPAHAAPILSDIVFVVDESGSMGTVQSNLRDNIGLFASILTGTGQVDARYGLVGYGDRSIVPRMVTDLTDPTSFAAAAQGLQINGGIEPGYTATAFALNALDNQTDLFSFRSNAVKNIIILTDEPSNGDTAARGSVGGEAVSESLLDGLLTDNNALYNGVLRRTSTIASYSDLITGHGGQVFDLNLFNTSDQTIVQQFVTDFANAKLQETLDFCQLNPTNPACQPSASVPEPSSLALIGLGLLGIFTRYRRRPVASVAV; encoded by the coding sequence ATGAAACTCAAACGATTTCTTTCAGGTTTAATACTATCAGCAGCGGCCGCTATCGCCCCGGCTCATGCCGCTCCGATACTCAGTGATATAGTGTTTGTAGTCGATGAGTCGGGTTCAATGGGAACCGTACAGAGTAACCTTCGGGATAACATCGGGCTGTTTGCCAGCATCCTGACTGGCACGGGCCAGGTAGATGCCCGTTATGGTTTAGTCGGTTACGGAGATAGGTCGATAGTTCCCCGCATGGTCACCGATCTGACCGACCCAACCAGCTTTGCTGCGGCAGCCCAAGGGCTACAAATCAATGGAGGCATTGAGCCTGGCTACACCGCCACGGCGTTTGCACTCAACGCGTTGGACAACCAGACCGACCTGTTTTCGTTCCGAAGCAATGCAGTTAAGAACATCATCATTCTGACGGATGAGCCCTCCAATGGCGATACCGCCGCAAGGGGCAGCGTTGGCGGCGAAGCCGTCTCGGAGTCCCTGCTCGACGGGCTCCTTACTGACAACAACGCTCTTTACAACGGCGTTTTGCGGCGTACCAGTACCATCGCTTCCTATTCTGATCTTATTACTGGCCATGGAGGACAGGTTTTCGATCTCAACTTGTTTAACACCAGCGATCAGACCATCGTGCAGCAGTTCGTCACGGACTTCGCCAACGCCAAGCTCCAGGAAACCCTGGATTTCTGCCAACTTAATCCGACAAATCCGGCTTGCCAGCCCTCTGCCTCAGTACCGGAGCCATCTTCCCTGGCACTGATTGGCCTGGGACTGTTGGGAATCTTTACACGTTATCGCAGGCGCCCCGTGGCGTCAGTGGCGGTGTGA
- a CDS encoding RluA family pseudouridine synthase has product MRRTLDLTVSESQLAVDALAEASGLPKQRIKDAMAKGACWWAQKGKQVRLRKAKRELKPGTRIQLFYDDQVLGLKPEQPDLLEDLGRYSLWYKPHGLLAQGSQWGDHCSLLRLAEVALSRPCYLVHRLDADAAGLMLVAHDSKAAGALSKLFSGRTVTKTYRATVTGQLNADDLIIDAPLDGKESVSRVTTLAIHPEENTTDVQVLIETGRKHQIRRHLAGIGHAIVGDRLYGSAHPSGLCLKAVQLQFVCPLTGKARNFSAPSRKTD; this is encoded by the coding sequence ATGAGACGTACCCTGGACCTGACCGTTTCGGAATCACAACTTGCCGTCGATGCGCTAGCCGAGGCGTCAGGGCTCCCCAAGCAGCGAATCAAGGATGCCATGGCCAAAGGTGCCTGCTGGTGGGCCCAGAAGGGCAAGCAGGTTCGGTTGCGAAAAGCCAAACGGGAGTTAAAGCCAGGCACCCGGATTCAACTGTTCTACGATGACCAGGTGCTGGGCCTCAAGCCGGAACAACCTGATCTGCTAGAAGACCTGGGCCGCTACAGCCTCTGGTACAAACCTCACGGTTTGTTAGCCCAGGGCTCGCAATGGGGAGACCACTGCAGCCTGCTTCGGCTGGCAGAGGTTGCCTTGAGCAGGCCCTGTTATCTGGTACACCGGCTGGACGCCGATGCTGCCGGGCTGATGCTGGTAGCCCACGACAGCAAAGCAGCTGGCGCCCTGTCGAAACTGTTTTCCGGCCGCACCGTCACCAAGACCTACCGAGCGACAGTGACCGGCCAACTGAATGCGGATGACCTGATCATCGACGCACCACTGGACGGCAAGGAATCCGTAAGCCGGGTCACCACGCTGGCCATTCATCCGGAGGAGAACACCACCGACGTTCAGGTGCTTATCGAAACCGGGCGCAAGCATCAGATTCGCCGGCATCTTGCAGGTATTGGCCACGCCATCGTCGGTGACAGGCTTTACGGCAGCGCCCACCCCTCCGGGCTTTGCCTGAAGGCCGTTCAGCTTCAGTTTGTTTGCCCACTGACCGGGAAAGCAAGAAACTTCAGCGCCCCTTCGCGGAAAACTGACTAA
- a CDS encoding ROK family protein encodes MSKRWLTGIDLGGTKTEVILLDENHQEHFRHRVPTPAGDYQATLATIKSLIERAEQHASQRGLPVGIGIPGTVSGVTGRIKNANSTWLNGKPMADDLRQLIGRPVALTNDANCLALSEATDGAGQNAGVVFAAILGTGCGAGISVDRRLLTGPNGVAGEWGHNPLPWTPQGELDDRPCFCGRRGCNETFLSGTGFSLTHRLSWGGGASAQEIVAGARNGDRECRLTLDLYIEHLAKGLAAVINLLDPDIIVLGGGMSNVRELYQALPERLPQYVFGGECSTQVRPAIHGDSSGVRGAAWLAAQETNPA; translated from the coding sequence ATGTCCAAACGCTGGTTAACCGGTATTGATCTGGGAGGCACCAAAACGGAAGTGATCCTGCTGGACGAGAACCACCAGGAACACTTTCGGCATCGGGTGCCAACCCCTGCCGGCGACTACCAGGCCACCCTGGCCACCATCAAATCACTGATCGAACGAGCCGAACAACATGCCAGCCAACGCGGCTTACCGGTGGGCATTGGTATTCCAGGAACGGTATCTGGCGTGACCGGGCGCATCAAAAACGCCAATTCCACCTGGCTCAATGGTAAGCCCATGGCGGATGACCTTCGCCAGCTAATCGGCCGACCGGTTGCCCTGACCAACGATGCCAACTGTCTGGCATTATCGGAAGCCACTGATGGTGCAGGGCAGAATGCGGGAGTGGTTTTCGCGGCCATTTTGGGAACCGGTTGTGGTGCTGGTATCAGTGTTGATCGACGGCTGTTGACGGGGCCCAATGGTGTGGCCGGTGAGTGGGGGCATAACCCGTTGCCCTGGACACCGCAGGGAGAGCTGGATGATCGCCCTTGCTTTTGTGGCCGACGTGGCTGCAACGAAACCTTTCTGTCTGGTACCGGCTTCAGCCTGACCCATCGGCTATCATGGGGCGGTGGGGCTTCGGCACAGGAAATAGTTGCCGGCGCACGGAACGGAGATCGCGAGTGCCGTTTGACGTTGGACCTCTATATTGAGCATCTGGCCAAGGGCCTGGCAGCGGTTATCAATCTTCTGGACCCAGACATAATTGTGTTGGGCGGTGGCATGAGTAATGTGCGGGAACTCTACCAAGCGTTACCGGAGCGGCTGCCGCAGTATGTTTTCGGTGGCGAATGCTCCACTCAGGTCCGGCCAGCGATACACGGCGATTCCAGTGGCGTGCGCGGGGCAGCGTGGTTGGCTGCCCAGGAAACAAATCCAGCATAA
- a CDS encoding DUF2897 family protein, with protein sequence MPAIGWIFILLAFGLVIGSLLLLRDSSNRKIPEHKLEKIRKRQAELEEKEKQEKDDW encoded by the coding sequence ATGCCCGCAATAGGATGGATATTTATCCTGCTCGCCTTTGGCTTGGTTATTGGCAGTCTTCTGCTGTTAAGAGACAGCAGTAACAGGAAAATTCCGGAACACAAGCTGGAAAAGATCCGTAAACGGCAAGCGGAGCTGGAAGAGAAGGAAAAACAGGAAAAGGATGACTGGTAA
- a CDS encoding DMT family transporter yields MSDAHKSDLLLVVVTLLAAISWMFSKKAVLMMPPLMFMAARFLIAGGVLAVIALPALRRLDADQVKRSMGVGLVFGIAMSCWILGLFHGDSMGEGAFLTSLGVVIVPIIARVVFGESQPLSTWLAIPIAVAGLALLSLENGFRPDPGQLYFVVAAFIFALYFTLNTRAANQRTVTNKRGETIEKRKVPALPLTALALLTVGLVTLVESAISEPWAPTLNNPPPILMVWVLASAVVGTAGRFLLQTYAQSLSVHSHGVVILVLEPVWVALFAAAWFGETMSALQLAGCGLIFMALLVNRWSALSRVIKGFLKPAKTA; encoded by the coding sequence ATGTCTGACGCTCACAAATCCGACCTTTTGCTGGTCGTCGTTACCCTTCTGGCTGCGATCAGCTGGATGTTCTCTAAAAAAGCGGTACTGATGATGCCACCGTTAATGTTTATGGCGGCCCGGTTTCTGATTGCAGGTGGGGTATTGGCGGTGATTGCACTGCCGGCCCTGCGCCGGTTGGATGCCGACCAGGTAAAACGGAGCATGGGCGTAGGCCTGGTATTCGGCATCGCCATGAGCTGCTGGATACTGGGCCTGTTCCACGGCGACAGTATGGGTGAAGGCGCGTTTCTCACCAGTCTTGGGGTTGTGATTGTGCCAATCATTGCCCGCGTGGTATTTGGTGAATCCCAGCCTCTGAGTACCTGGCTTGCCATACCGATTGCGGTAGCGGGCCTGGCCCTGCTGTCCCTTGAAAACGGCTTCAGGCCAGATCCGGGGCAGCTCTACTTCGTTGTGGCCGCGTTTATCTTTGCGCTTTACTTCACGCTCAACACCCGGGCCGCCAATCAGCGAACGGTCACCAATAAACGAGGCGAAACAATCGAGAAACGCAAGGTGCCGGCGCTGCCCCTGACCGCCCTGGCCCTTCTGACAGTGGGCCTGGTTACCCTCGTGGAGTCTGCTATCAGCGAGCCCTGGGCACCAACCCTCAACAACCCACCGCCCATTCTGATGGTTTGGGTTCTGGCCAGTGCCGTTGTCGGTACTGCCGGGCGCTTTCTTCTGCAGACTTATGCACAGAGCCTTTCGGTACACAGTCACGGCGTGGTGATTCTGGTGCTGGAACCGGTGTGGGTGGCCCTGTTTGCCGCAGCCTGGTTTGGCGAGACCATGTCAGCGCTTCAACTGGCAGGCTGCGGACTGATTTTCATGGCACTGCTGGTAAACCGTTGGAGCGCTCTGAGCCGCGTCATCAAAGGCTTTCTGAAACCGGCAAAAACTGCCTGA
- a CDS encoding YceI family protein, whose translation MKTKFATATLAATLLSTAPLVQAEPTRFQVDDEHFSMVFEVMHIGYAPVMGMFREVKGEFVYDEEAGELSSGELVFKATSVFSNHGKRDDHLRNKDFLDTRRHKDITFTVTGFERTGDNTGIVTGDLTLLGKTNPVDVDVTLNKADVYPFGHEEYTLGLSASTVIKRSDWGMTYGIDEGMVGDEVVLRFAFEAIKD comes from the coding sequence ATGAAAACTAAATTCGCCACCGCAACCCTGGCAGCCACCCTGCTCTCCACCGCGCCGCTGGTGCAGGCAGAACCAACCAGGTTCCAGGTGGACGATGAGCACTTCTCCATGGTCTTTGAAGTGATGCACATCGGCTACGCGCCGGTCATGGGTATGTTCCGCGAGGTAAAAGGCGAATTCGTCTATGACGAAGAGGCCGGCGAGCTGTCATCTGGAGAATTGGTCTTCAAGGCGACGAGCGTATTCAGCAATCACGGTAAACGGGATGATCACCTGCGTAACAAGGATTTCCTCGACACCAGAAGGCACAAGGACATCACCTTTACCGTGACCGGCTTTGAACGCACGGGCGATAACACAGGCATCGTCACCGGCGACCTCACGCTTCTGGGCAAGACCAACCCGGTGGATGTGGATGTCACCCTTAACAAGGCTGACGTATATCCCTTCGGGCATGAAGAATACACACTCGGGCTCAGTGCATCGACCGTGATCAAGCGTAGCGATTGGGGTATGACTTATGGCATCGACGAAGGCATGGTCGGCGACGAGGTAGTACTGCGTTTTGCCTTTGAGGCGATCAAGGACTAA
- a CDS encoding CDP-alcohol phosphatidyltransferase family protein, with product MDSIRPATFQIPATVRELGWAALLLFLVLLSVHEWFSPPGWFGLLAILIFATQGALILTRWPARQNFGWANRTTLLRSILVVSLVAWAPFLSAADSSALWIYAVACLIALILDGVDGKVARATNSNSEFGARFDMELDALFILGLCVATMAVGKAGPWVLMLALMRYGFLAASHFLTWLNQPLPDSFRRKTVCVWQIVTLMIAILPLTPTGFAGTTLAMALALLGWSFALDVRWLYQRRHYHEN from the coding sequence ATGGATTCGATTCGCCCGGCAACATTTCAGATTCCTGCCACTGTGAGGGAGCTTGGTTGGGCTGCCCTACTGCTGTTTTTGGTGTTGCTGTCCGTGCACGAATGGTTCAGCCCGCCCGGCTGGTTCGGTCTGCTGGCGATTCTGATCTTCGCCACCCAGGGCGCCTTGATACTTACGCGTTGGCCAGCCCGACAAAACTTTGGCTGGGCCAACCGCACTACCCTGCTTCGATCCATCCTGGTCGTTTCCCTGGTGGCCTGGGCGCCGTTTCTGTCCGCTGCCGATTCTTCCGCGTTGTGGATTTACGCCGTGGCCTGCCTCATTGCGCTGATCCTTGATGGCGTGGATGGCAAGGTGGCCCGGGCCACCAACAGCAACAGTGAATTCGGCGCCCGCTTCGACATGGAGTTGGATGCGCTGTTTATCCTCGGCTTATGCGTTGCCACGATGGCTGTCGGCAAAGCCGGGCCATGGGTATTGATGCTTGCCCTGATGCGCTATGGCTTTCTGGCCGCCAGCCATTTCCTGACGTGGCTCAACCAACCACTGCCGGACAGTTTCCGGCGCAAAACAGTATGCGTATGGCAGATTGTTACGCTGATGATCGCCATACTTCCTCTTACCCCCACCGGGTTTGCCGGCACCACACTGGCCATGGCACTGGCCCTTCTGGGTTGGTCGTTTGCGCTGGATGTTCGCTGGCTCTACCAAAGGAGACACTATCATGAAAACTAA
- a CDS encoding zinc-dependent alcohol dehydrogenase, translated as MTSSGNQAFWVTGPGQGELRPATLEWPESAGAEIVTVCTLYSGISRGTESLVFNNRVPQDEYLRMRAPFQEGQFPFPVKYGYANVGEVQDGPEHLMGKRVFCLYPHQRHYRVPASAVTALPDDLPPGRAILAANMETAINGLWDAEPAVGDRVAVVGLGVVGLLVAWLVKQIPGSQLLAVDTNESRADIAKALGLPFTTEASARDCDLVIHASGRSEGLSSALSMAGPEARIVELSWYGNEPVTVPLGHAFHPNRLELKSSQVGQIPPHRQPRWSYARRLELALQLLRAPELDNLISGESRFDDLPAVASTILSPAGDALCHRITYS; from the coding sequence ATGACGTCATCAGGGAATCAGGCGTTCTGGGTGACTGGCCCGGGCCAGGGGGAACTTCGGCCGGCGACTCTGGAATGGCCTGAGAGTGCCGGGGCAGAGATCGTTACCGTGTGCACGCTGTATTCCGGGATCAGCCGGGGCACGGAATCACTGGTATTCAACAATCGGGTTCCACAGGACGAATACCTTCGAATGCGCGCACCCTTTCAGGAGGGCCAGTTTCCGTTTCCGGTCAAATATGGCTATGCCAATGTTGGCGAAGTGCAGGACGGGCCAGAGCACCTCATGGGTAAGCGGGTCTTTTGCCTGTACCCCCACCAGAGGCACTACCGCGTGCCGGCCAGTGCCGTCACCGCACTGCCGGACGATCTGCCGCCGGGACGCGCCATTCTTGCTGCCAATATGGAAACCGCCATTAACGGGCTCTGGGATGCCGAGCCCGCTGTAGGCGACCGGGTTGCCGTGGTTGGGCTGGGGGTGGTCGGGCTTCTGGTGGCCTGGCTGGTCAAACAGATCCCCGGCTCCCAGCTACTGGCTGTCGATACCAATGAGTCCAGGGCTGACATTGCCAAGGCTTTGGGGCTTCCGTTCACAACCGAGGCTTCGGCCCGTGATTGCGATCTGGTGATTCATGCTTCCGGCCGGAGCGAGGGGTTGTCATCAGCCCTGTCCATGGCCGGGCCAGAAGCTCGCATTGTGGAGCTTAGCTGGTATGGCAACGAACCGGTCACGGTTCCCCTTGGCCATGCCTTTCATCCTAACCGCCTTGAACTTAAATCCAGCCAGGTAGGGCAGATTCCGCCGCACAGGCAGCCCCGTTGGAGTTATGCACGGCGGCTTGAGCTTGCACTGCAGTTGCTCAGAGCGCCTGAGCTGGACAACCTGATCAGCGGCGAGTCCCGGTTTGACGACCTTCCTGCGGTTGCCAGCACCATATTGTCACCAGCAGGGGATGCGCTCTGCCATCGAATTACCTATTCCTGA
- a CDS encoding 6-pyruvoyl trahydropterin synthase family protein — translation MFSLTVRDHMMIAHSFKGEIFGPAQGLHGATYVVDVTFERHVLDDNDLIVDIGQASDLLKEVLSEFNMKNLDDLQEFEGRNTTTEFMAQVVFNRMAAAIHAGRLGEEGRQVAGLKVTLGESHLAWASYHAGI, via the coding sequence ATGTTCAGTTTGACCGTTCGCGATCACATGATGATTGCTCACAGCTTTAAAGGAGAAATCTTTGGTCCGGCCCAAGGGCTTCATGGCGCCACCTACGTGGTAGACGTGACCTTCGAGCGACACGTGCTGGACGATAACGATTTGATTGTGGATATTGGCCAGGCGTCTGACCTGCTGAAAGAGGTGCTTTCGGAATTCAACATGAAGAACCTGGACGACTTGCAGGAATTCGAAGGCCGGAACACCACCACGGAATTCATGGCGCAAGTTGTGTTCAATCGCATGGCTGCCGCCATTCATGCTGGCCGCCTTGGTGAAGAGGGCCGGCAGGTTGCCGGCCTTAAAGTGACTTTGGGCGAGTCGCACCTGGCCTGGGCCAGTTACCATGCCGGCATCTGA
- a CDS encoding glycosyltransferase family 4 protein, producing the protein MPASDLWFVVPGDPDQNTGGYRYVQRLVAASRQAGVSARVQGLAGCFPRPDQTATNAMQEFLTSLPDNTLVVLDGLAMGAMPDVLERHGTRLRLVALVHHPLADETGLSQEQQAWFREAERQSLAQVGRVVTTSEYTARRVQQDYGVPSWKVTTAQPAVDALFFQIERNHLDKPMRLLCVGHLSARKAQHQLVDALATLQELPWQCTLVGAEDRDPDYARAVRSTIARHGLADRIQLLGELSEPALEEAYHRADLFVFPSLYEGYGMVIDEALAAGLPVLSSDGGALALTTSKPGARNFPAGNVKVLASELRSLLTNTADFSELARRARAHRSDIRQWSDTTREFLGSLGFSEEGDPARFSGQWLEAREQADHTARSRALTDTLANWLTVEYNTKAAGKPAGDPLHLVDIGSGRGSNPGYLIPRLPVPQRWTLIEPDQHLLGLACHRVGALDAPAAPMMRELTPHNLDELLPDDATLVTASALIDLVSEHWLRAFSSAVVRRRAGVLVVISYSGHFELAPSHASDALVQELVNQHQHGDKGSGAALGPEATGVLERLLREAGYTVTVEQSQWHLSPGQGGTSAELITMLMTGWADAACQQNPAAQAEIRTWLADRQDQLARHELRVVVDHLDLLGLPDSGLPA; encoded by the coding sequence ATGCCGGCATCTGATCTATGGTTTGTGGTTCCCGGTGATCCTGACCAGAACACCGGTGGGTACCGATATGTGCAGCGCCTGGTGGCGGCATCGCGCCAGGCGGGGGTAAGCGCGCGGGTTCAGGGGCTCGCTGGGTGCTTTCCGAGACCGGATCAAACTGCTACCAATGCCATGCAAGAGTTCCTGACGTCTTTGCCGGACAACACGTTAGTGGTGCTTGACGGGCTTGCCATGGGGGCCATGCCAGACGTGCTGGAGCGCCACGGCACACGCTTGCGGCTTGTGGCGCTGGTACACCATCCGCTGGCGGATGAGACCGGGCTATCCCAGGAGCAACAGGCCTGGTTTCGGGAAGCTGAAAGGCAATCCCTGGCCCAGGTCGGCAGGGTGGTTACGACCAGTGAGTACACTGCCCGCCGCGTGCAACAGGATTATGGTGTGCCGTCCTGGAAGGTTACGACGGCGCAGCCGGCCGTGGACGCCCTGTTCTTCCAGATTGAGCGCAACCATTTGGACAAGCCCATGAGGCTCTTGTGCGTGGGGCATCTATCCGCCCGGAAGGCGCAGCACCAACTGGTCGATGCCCTCGCCACCCTGCAGGAACTGCCGTGGCAATGCACTCTGGTGGGGGCGGAGGATCGTGATCCGGACTATGCGCGGGCCGTTCGAAGTACCATCGCCCGGCACGGACTGGCTGATCGTATTCAGCTTCTGGGAGAGCTATCGGAGCCCGCGCTGGAGGAGGCCTACCACCGAGCGGATCTGTTCGTGTTTCCGTCACTCTACGAAGGCTATGGCATGGTCATCGATGAAGCCCTGGCCGCGGGCTTGCCGGTGCTGTCTTCCGACGGCGGCGCGCTGGCGTTGACCACCAGCAAACCCGGAGCCCGGAATTTTCCGGCTGGCAATGTGAAGGTCCTGGCGTCAGAGCTTCGCTCTCTCCTGACGAATACCGCAGATTTCTCGGAGCTGGCGCGACGTGCGCGGGCCCATCGGTCAGATATTCGCCAGTGGTCAGATACCACAAGGGAATTCCTCGGTAGTCTGGGCTTTAGCGAAGAGGGTGATCCTGCAAGATTCTCTGGCCAGTGGCTGGAAGCCCGGGAGCAAGCGGATCATACCGCCAGAAGCCGGGCCTTGACGGATACGCTGGCAAACTGGCTAACCGTTGAATACAACACAAAAGCCGCCGGAAAACCGGCCGGTGATCCGTTGCATCTGGTGGATATAGGCAGTGGGCGGGGCTCTAACCCCGGTTATCTGATTCCCCGTTTGCCGGTGCCCCAGCGGTGGACATTGATTGAACCGGATCAGCATCTGCTGGGGCTGGCCTGCCACCGGGTTGGGGCACTGGACGCCCCGGCGGCTCCCATGATGCGGGAGCTGACCCCGCACAACCTGGATGAGCTATTGCCAGACGATGCCACCCTGGTCACGGCTTCGGCCCTGATTGACCTGGTCTCAGAACACTGGCTTCGTGCCTTTTCCAGTGCCGTGGTGCGAAGGCGAGCGGGTGTTCTGGTGGTGATTAGCTACAGCGGGCACTTTGAACTGGCGCCTTCCCATGCCTCCGACGCCCTGGTACAGGAGCTGGTGAATCAGCACCAGCATGGCGATAAAGGCAGCGGGGCGGCATTGGGTCCCGAGGCAACCGGGGTTTTGGAGAGACTGCTGCGTGAGGCAGGCTATACCGTCACGGTGGAGCAGAGCCAATGGCATCTCAGCCCGGGCCAGGGCGGCACGAGTGCTGAGTTGATCACCATGCTAATGACGGGTTGGGCAGATGCCGCCTGCCAGCAGAACCCGGCTGCGCAGGCTGAGATCAGAACCTGGCTGGCAGACAGGCAGGATCAATTGGCCCGTCACGAACTGCGGGTGGTGGTTGATCACCTGGACCTACTTGGGTTACCCGACTCAGGTTTGCCGGCATGA
- a CDS encoding lysylphosphatidylglycerol synthase transmembrane domain-containing protein — MMRQRPWPKLLLRWAATLIILVLVLRFVDLSGLIARLRSISPSLIALALAVSVLQVVLSAWRWRYTAGRLGVSVPMNFAVREYYLATFLNQVLPGGVMGDVNRAWRHSRAHGQGTVERSGQLSAVHAVVLERLSGQLVLFPVVLLAVVVLWSVGAFSSQPLPISISLNPAYWLLPPLLVGIGIWLLWVSGRLASLRRYLGRLGADLKRAFAGWRNGSVQLFTSLAVLGTYLTVFVLLAFGMGLAADASSLFLTAALCLLLLLAMVVPITVSGWGVREGAAALLWPAVGLPAEQGVAISIGYGALIFLASWPGALVLLKRA; from the coding sequence ATGATGCGCCAGCGGCCATGGCCAAAGCTGCTGCTTCGGTGGGCTGCGACCCTTATTATCCTGGTGCTGGTGTTACGGTTTGTGGACCTGTCCGGTCTGATAGCCAGGCTCCGATCCATATCGCCCTCACTGATCGCCCTGGCCCTGGCGGTTTCTGTCCTGCAGGTGGTGTTGTCCGCCTGGCGTTGGCGTTACACCGCCGGCAGGCTGGGTGTTTCTGTACCGATGAACTTTGCCGTTCGGGAATATTACCTGGCCACCTTTCTGAATCAGGTGCTGCCGGGTGGTGTTATGGGCGATGTGAACCGGGCCTGGCGACACAGCCGGGCCCACGGGCAGGGCACCGTTGAGCGTTCGGGGCAGCTTTCGGCGGTTCATGCGGTTGTCCTTGAACGGCTGTCCGGGCAATTGGTGTTGTTTCCGGTGGTCTTGCTCGCCGTCGTTGTGCTTTGGAGCGTGGGTGCTTTTAGCAGTCAACCGCTGCCCATCAGTATATCCCTGAACCCGGCATACTGGCTGTTGCCTCCTCTGCTGGTGGGCATTGGAATCTGGCTGCTGTGGGTCAGTGGTCGGCTTGCCTCACTGCGGCGGTACCTTGGGCGCCTGGGTGCCGATCTCAAGAGGGCATTTGCAGGCTGGCGCAATGGTTCGGTGCAGTTGTTTACTTCCCTTGCCGTTCTGGGCACGTATTTAACGGTGTTTGTGTTGTTGGCATTTGGAATGGGATTAGCGGCCGATGCCAGCAGCCTGTTTCTGACCGCCGCCCTGTGTCTGCTATTGCTTCTTGCGATGGTGGTCCCAATAACGGTGTCTGGCTGGGGTGTCCGTGAAGGTGCAGCAGCTCTGCTCTGGCCGGCGGTTGGGCTACCGGCAGAGCAGGGGGTGGCGATCAGTATTGGCTACGGTGCATTGATATTCCTCGCCAGCTGGCCGGGGGCGCTGGTGCTTCTCAAACGCGCCTGA